In one Nicotiana sylvestris chromosome 8, ASM39365v2, whole genome shotgun sequence genomic region, the following are encoded:
- the LOC138875142 gene encoding uncharacterized protein, which yields MEIGTEIIRPKNVCMHAFDGIKRDTIGEIDLILTISPMDFEVTFQVLDMDTSYNFLLGRPCIHTVGAVPSTLHHMVKFEHEDQEIVVHGEDEQSIYRDSSVPCLEAREGSEHIVYQAYEVVVADQCEEGNSCPQPFLSNASIMVAKEMIKHGFQPISADGKWADERKNNGWVLPQPIPHLYRTFVKTKYNEEEEDEAFMAEEIEEISGPMRQMLYETHMVQPGEGSSTAKQKQRKFKIDISDKIKEEVTKELKTGVIRVVRYTTWLANVVPVPKKDGKTRVCVDYRDLKKTSPKDNFPLPNIHILVDNCAKHEIQSFVDCYAGYHQVLMDEEDAEKTDFTIP from the exons ATGGAAATCGGTACTGAGATAATCAGACCCAAAAATGTCTGTATGCATGCCTTTGACGGCATAAAGAGAGATACAATAGGCGAGATTGATCTGATTCTGACTATCAGTCCGATGGATTTCGAAGTGACCTTTCAGGTTTTGGACATGGATACTtcctataatttcctcttgggaagaccATGTATTCATACAGTGGGGGCTgtgccttctactctccaccatatggtgaaattcgaacatgaagatcaggagattgtagttcacggggaagatgagcaatcaatcTATCGAGACTCATCAGTCCCTTGTCTTGAAGCTAGAGAAGGaagtgaacatatagtctatcaGGCTTATGAGGTTGTGGTTGCGgaccaatgcgaagaaggaaactcgtgccctcaaccctttctctcaaatgcgtcaattatggttgccaaagaaatgatcAAACATG GTTTCCAACCCATATCAGCTGATGGAAAATGGGCGGATGAAAGAAAGAacaatggttgggtcttgcctcagccgatTCCGCATCTTTATAGGACATTTGTCAAGACTAAgtacaatgaggaagaggaagatgaggcctttatggccgaggaaattgaagaaatctctGGGCCTATGAGGCAGatgttgtatgaaacccacatggtccaaccaggggaaggctcaagcaccgctAAG caaaagcaaagaaagtttaaaattgatatcagtgacaagattaaagaagaggtcacgaaAGAGTTGAAAacgggggtgatccgagtggttcgatacaccacatggttagccaacgtagttccagtgccaaagaaggatgggaaaactCGAGTGTGCGTGGATTATAGAGATCTAAAAAAAacaagtcctaaggataacttcccattgccgaacatccacatccttgttgataactgcgccaaacatgagatacagtccttcgtggattgttacgcaggatatcaccaggtgttgatggatgaagaggatgcagagAAGACCGATTTTACCATACCCTAG